The sequence ACACATGGCTCTTAATGACATAGATGCTGCAGTAGAAAGTTTTAAGAAAGCTTTGGAGCTTGAGCCAAATGATGGTTAGTGATAGTTCATTTAGTAGTTAATTTGTTGTGCTTTTTTGCCTTTAAAGGTTTTTGACACCCAACTAAAATTAACACTTACTGGAACACTAATGAACAGAAAATGTTATACTGTGATGTGAGATCTTTACTTAGGTGAATTTAAGGATGTGTATGCTGTAATATGAtaagaattatttaattataccATTGGTGGCGTGATAGCTGCATGAGAGCAATAGGCTATTTTTACTGAAGGTGACACTAGTTTGGTGATGAATTTTCAGGAGGTATCAAAAACCAGCTTGCTGCTGCTAAAAAGAAGGTTAGTACTTGGCATGAAGACTCCGTATgagtttaacaaaaaataaaattagttttttccCAGACTGTCTATTGTCATACTTATtctgttttctttctttttccttgtAGATTGCTGATAGACGTGACAAGGAGAGAAAAGCATTTTCCAGGATGTTCCAAAATTAGTTTTGGTTCTCATTTGGCACCAGTGCTGGCAATTAATACTCTTTATCAATTGCCATCATTCATGGAGTTCCTTCTGCTTTCAGAAACAGGATAGTTTATTGCCTTGTATCGAGACATCGGTCCTGATCTATGAACTAAATTAAACTTTAAATGAACTGCTCAGGCTATTCTTGGTTATAACTTGTATGCACCAAATAGCAGAAGGAATTTTAGGTGTCAATGCACCCTTGTTGTTATTAATCAGCTATTAATAAGCTGCAcggataataaaaaaaattaatcatggGAAACCGTTATCCGATGTTCTTTTATAATTGTGCTGACTTGCAAGGTGACTTCCTTGCAATCTCTGTAGCCTAATATTTCCACATTGAGATGGAAGTAACTTGTATGTATTATGTAACTTAACTGTAATGTTAAGGGCGTATGATGGGAAATTTGTTTGGTTTTTATAGTCCATTAGCGTATGTTAATTGTGGTTATTGACTTATGTCCCTTCTCACAGGAAATCGGTAAATGTTAGCACATGAGATGTGTTAATAACAGGTGATCTCTGTGGAGTGATGTTCTTCTATTCAAATTGTAAGTTGGCATGATCATTTCCTCGCTTTTGACCTTGCATTTTTCCGTGTGTTGAAAATCGAGACTCAAAATGCATAGTGGTTTTGTTGTCTCATCTCTATGTATTGGTGACTCTCAATTTTCTTGTGATTGTTGCATCCCTAGTGTTCTGGTCCAACATTTTTGTGTCCTGTGTATGTTTTAACTTGCTTTTAGTAACCAAATCCTCCCTTGTTATGACCATAAAAAGAACCAAAAGTGACTGAACAAAATCTACAATGGGAGCTTCCTTTTTTGGCTTGTACAGTTGTACTGTAATCTTCTGCacatgagaaagaaaaaaaaagaaccaaaTAAGATGCTTCTGTGCACATCTTTTCCTTGGAAAAATAAGAACAGTAACAAAATTGAGGTCCCATTTCAACAGTGATGTTTTCTGGTAAAAGGAAACAGGGAAATGTAACTTGTTTGGACTGACTTTAACatttgaaattaattgaaaataaagttttCATACGAGAACTATGTGAGTTTCCTACTTGAACTATGTGAGTTCCCTATATgaattatcattaattatttattaaattgttgTTCAATTATTACTTGTTCTTTTTTCTTACCTGAAGTATCACTATCATTTGGGGAGGAAAAACTGTTATTTTCTCTCTAACAAACGTCTACAGTCTATTAGGTACACAAATACATGTGTAATATGTATGGGTTAAGTGTACGTAACATGTTCAAATTCAATATAACAATGTCAATGTGAAGAATGATAGATGGACATGCTTGTTATTTATCGTATATTCTGAATGCGTTGTAAAATCAATTCATATTCACTCTTACAATTAAAACTCGAGACTTTTGATTAAACATCAAACACTCCACCATAACATGTAACGGTCTGCATGATGTCATTATTACGTCAATGTGTCGTCTCCAAAAAATAAATCCTTCTTTTGTCTATTTTCCCAGCTGACGACTTTTATTCAGTTCCAAAAGCCCGCTACTAGCGCATAAAATGATGGATTATAACTTTTTCTTGATCAATATCCCactaaattaaaaatgattaaacacttaaacttttgACTTCTAAATGCCTTGTATATTGTGACAGAATACGTCAAAGTCAAATCGTTTACATGGTTTTTCTttagtaattcttttttttaaaaaaaattagaaagtgTTAAAATTAGACGAAGAAAAGTTTGATCTAGAAGATTAATTTCGACGATAATTGTACAATGACTATCGACTATTGTATCTATGGTAAACTATACATACAGCTATGAACATTAGTCGTATATACTGATCAACCTCTTAACATAGAAACATTAGTCAAAACCTGTAAAGCATGTTTAATCGAAAAATATATGAACCCCTTAAGATATCTCAAGTGTAGAAGCGACCAGCAAAAATGCTAATTAGTTGACAAGTGTGTAACAGTTTCGGTTTAGGTAAGTAACCATTTTGAAAGAGGTAAGTAAAGTGTTTTTTGCACTAATTTTCTTGTCTCACCAACCAATTACTTCAAGAAAATGTTGACTCATTTTTGTTCTCattaatcatatttttgtatttgcCTTACTATATATAGCCCATCATTTTGGCTCTCTAATCACCACAATCAATTCCAATTCTCTTCTATCTTCATTGGAAAAATGAAAATGGCTTTGGCTAACGCAcaatcttttttgtttcttgtAGTGTTTTCATTCATGTTTGTCCTTAGTATGGCCAACTTTAACTACGGTTGGGGACCAGGAAAGTTGAACAAAACCAATTGCCCCTATGGTAATAATCACCCAAATGCAACTCAAACTTCAAATAAATTCAACGTTGGTGGTTCTGAAAATTGGCGTTATGGATTCGACTACATGGATTGGGCTCGCAAGAGTGGCCCTTTCTTTGTCAATGACACATTAGGTACGTACATACGatcttctttcattttaaaaattgaaaggaATATAATCGCTATCTTTTAGCTTTAAATTTCTGAATTCGTTTACGTATGTAACATGCAGTTTTCAAGTATGATGCACCAAACGCAAATGGAGGATTTCCACACAGTGTATACTTATTACCAAACTATTGGAGCTTTATCAAGTGCGACTTGAGGAGAGCTAAGAGGATAGCAAATCCAAACCAAGGTGTTGGTGAAGGATTCGAGTTTGTGTTGAAGAAATCACAACCCTACTTTTTTGCTTGTGGAGAGCATGGAGGAATACATTGCAACAATGGTACCATGAAGTTTGTTGTCATGCCACTCAAACGTTGGACTTTCTGAGTCCATTAGTGTGGCACCAAATACAATACTTAGTAACcttttgcatttttgttttgtttggaaaaaaataacgagtcttaatttgttttgttttgtttggaACAATACTTGGATATTGGAATTTTACTTTGAATTTATATGTTGTGATTgaaattttgaccaaaaaaaaaaaagattgatacTGATATCGTTTAAAAATGTGTTTCGAAGTGAAAtttgttataaataaaattaagagtAATTATGGGAAAGCCAGAAAGAGGCCAATGTTCATTGTATTGTTTTTTGCATTAGATCAAAATAAAAGACTACATTACAATTTATAGggaaccaaaataaaataaaaaataatagtaacataataatatgttattttcatctaaactaaagaaaattatttattttcaaccAATACAAATTTAgacttgaaagaaaaataatttatattgtaGAGTACTTTTAAACTAGAAAGGCAAATATATATCTCACGATGCAGGTAATATagtataagaaaagaaaaaatttacataGAAAGTGTAGCAACACATCGATACAACGAATAACGTGACATTACTTTAACATTGAAAATTCGTCCTTTCGATTATTTGTAAAGTCTTGAGGTACttactaattttatttgtaataaaatattaaattttgtgacTTTGTTGAATAAAATCTTACTAATTAACCAATAAAGCATATGCGTAAAAACAGATGTTGACAACATATATgctgaaaatatttataatatttaattaatttcattttggtTCTACTTTATAATTTAGACTACCAGGTATAAgccaaattaaatttaaaataaattctctTCTGTATCGTGATTATAACGAAGCTAACCAACAAATCATCAGAAATTTGAGCACATTAAACAAATTATACTTTCATGAATTAAATCTGCCACACTTAATAAAAACCATAAcaatataacatacaaatatatagagattatttcttaatttacaCCACTAGATAACAGACTAGTGgtcttttattattaataatataaaaatctctATTATGATAAGTACAAGCAAAGACGTTAGAACTTACCTTACCCATCCTAATAAATTCCAATTGAAGagacataaattaaaacagatACTCACTAAATCGAAATTAAGTGAGAAAATAGGATTACTAATGTTGTTCAACAAATAACAGGTGGGAGAACAACCTTGTTGGTGTCATCAACAAAAACAATGACACGAGCACAATCCACTGGCAATGGAATTGACTTAGAAATGTTCAACACCTTAACATGAACACTTGGGTTCTCATTCTGAATTACACTCACTGCTTTAGCCACATTGCTTCCCATTAGCTCCGGCCACGACGACTTACCTACATGCATTAGCAAATACCGTCACATCTCTCTATAACAATCAAATCGTTATAAAAACAAGAAgcacaacaatatttttttaaatttaacttacCAGTAACCTTGCATGCGGAAGAACAACCAGCGGTACTCATATTTGGCTAATTAACTCTCTTATAAATGTGCAAATGGTTTGTAGAAAATCAGTCTAGGGGTGTCTATATTTATAGGTGTAATTTGTCtttggttttaattttttttctatatttaaagaTTTACTTAGGAGTTCAATAATATACTACTTAAGGTTAGTTATTTAACTTATCAACATATATAGAGTAGAGATATCATACACATCATTATAttgggaaaataaataaattgtattctAAATTTGtcccaaaaaattatttacactCTCCAAATATGTGGGGAGATTcttacatttatattttttcccaAATTGTATCTCAATTTTCCTACTAAGAATTGCGTGACATGGAAAGTGCTTTTGCCAAAAAACCGTTAAAATCGTAAGGAGATTTTACTTTGACTAATGCGCATATGTGAGTTACAAAAATAATAGAGTaatagaattaattatttaattttataatttactAGTTAACATATTCGCGCTTCGCACGGACTTCAttagatttatgaataatttttttggttttttaaatattttgagtcatattattatcattgaacccaataacttatatttttcaactttttgttCACTATCTAtgcttttagtattttaaatatagttGATTTCGTATAATCTATTTGGTATGTTATCTTTAGAAAcatgtaaagaaagaaaataatttcatgaaaattttctttttgtttatgcgGCTGTAATAAATTCTAAACTATATTTTAGGAGGGAGTTAAATTATACAgtgttcataaaaaaaatattaatgaaaaaaattactctaaataaattgataaccaataatttaataaattagaaaacatattatatatatatatatatatatatatatatatatatatctgtgtgtgtgtgtgtgagagaatGAAATTCCTAGAGTGAAAATATACAACTAATTTCAAGTCATGcttatcatattatttaatcTAAAATAGTACATCTTTTAGAATCTATTgcttgtaaaataataaaaggttGACTTTTATTTTGGTGAGAATCATCTTCGGTATATTGAGAAATCATGTCAACACtacataagcaattcaataGGAATATCATATTTGCATTATTCAACTAACAATATActctacttaatttttttaatttaacatgaaTCTAATATGAAAAGCaaacattcaatattaaaaaaaaaatagcaacacaataattattatagaacgaaaaaaaaaagcaacagTTGCAATATACCAAAACTGTTAATAAAcacttataaatttataatatataaaaaaaattaaaaatactaataaaatacaaaaactctATAGAAAATCTCTTTAAAATTGTTACTTGTAGCAACTAAGTAAGATAAGAAAAACTATATAACTTGCATATTAATTACTTTAGGGGGTTATCCACATGAAAGGTTTTGAAGTCATGAATGttattaattaacaattaaaaataaaagttacatatattaaaaaaatgtcaattatgCAGAATAATACTATTAAGTAA comes from Solanum pennellii chromosome 1, SPENNV200 and encodes:
- the LOC107012064 gene encoding uncharacterized protein LOC107012064 isoform X1; translation: MKMALANAQSFLFLVVFSFMFVLSMANFNYGWGPGKLNKTNCPYGNNHPNATQTSNKFNVGGSENWRYGFDYMDWARKSGPFFVNDTLVFKYDAPNANGGFPHSVYLLPNYWSFIKCDLRRAKRIANPNQGVGEGFEFVLKKSQPYFFACGEHGGIHCNNGTMKFVVMPLKRWTF
- the LOC107012064 gene encoding uncharacterized protein LOC107012064 isoform X2; translated protein: MFFYSNLFSFMFVLSMANFNYGWGPGKLNKTNCPYGNNHPNATQTSNKFNVGGSENWRYGFDYMDWARKSGPFFVNDTLVFKYDAPNANGGFPHSVYLLPNYWSFIKCDLRRAKRIANPNQGVGEGFEFVLKKSQPYFFACGEHGGIHCNNGTMKFVVMPLKRWTF
- the LOC114075590 gene encoding glu S.griseus protease inhibitor-like, with protein sequence MSTAGCSSACKVTGKSSWPELMGSNVAKAVSVIQNENPSVHVKVLNISKSIPLPVDCARVIVFVDDTNKVVLPPVIC